One segment of Pseudodesulfovibrio sp. 5S69 DNA contains the following:
- the lysS gene encoding lysine--tRNA ligase has protein sequence MLEALEAKDELNSVIKTRVEKACLLLDNDIDLYPNNFRRDTEIQSVWDQYGEKDGEVLEKTDFEFTIAGRVVSYRSFGKVTFFHMQDRSGSIQVYAARDELGPDEYQLFKKTDIGDIVGVTGSLFRTKTGELTVKTKHFQLVTKSMRPLPEKYHGLKDVETRYRQRYVDLIVTPRTKEIFLARTAIIRELRNILDEKGFMEVETPMMQAIPGGATAKPFETHHNALDMKLYMRIAPELYLKRLLVGGFERVYEINRNFRNEGIDTQHNPEFTMLEFYWAYATFEDLMDLTEEMFSRIAEKVVGSTVVPYQGQMIDLTAGTWTRLPFHESLEKVGGVSPEIYRDYDKCAAMVREKGEKVVEGEKLGKLQAKLFDILVEPKLVQPHFIYHYPTDISPLSRRNEDNPDITDRFELFMTGRELANAFSELNDPVDQRGRFEIQVQEKEAGDEEAHFMDEDYVRALEYGMPPAAGQGIGIDRLAMLLTDSASIREVILFPLLRPEAG, from the coding sequence ATGCTCGAGGCTCTCGAGGCCAAGGACGAACTCAATTCCGTCATCAAGACGCGCGTGGAAAAGGCGTGTCTTCTCTTGGACAACGACATCGACCTGTATCCCAACAATTTTCGGCGGGATACGGAAATCCAGTCCGTCTGGGACCAGTATGGGGAGAAGGACGGCGAAGTTCTTGAAAAAACGGACTTCGAGTTCACCATTGCCGGGCGAGTGGTTTCCTACCGCTCCTTCGGCAAGGTCACCTTCTTCCACATGCAGGACCGCAGCGGCAGCATCCAGGTCTACGCCGCCCGCGACGAACTCGGCCCTGACGAATACCAGCTCTTCAAGAAGACGGACATCGGCGACATCGTCGGCGTGACCGGCTCCCTGTTTCGGACCAAGACCGGCGAGCTGACCGTCAAGACCAAACATTTCCAACTGGTGACCAAATCCATGCGCCCTCTGCCCGAGAAGTATCACGGGCTCAAGGACGTGGAGACCCGCTACCGCCAGCGCTACGTGGACCTCATCGTCACGCCCCGGACCAAGGAGATATTCCTGGCCCGCACGGCGATCATCCGCGAGTTGCGGAACATCCTGGACGAGAAGGGATTCATGGAAGTGGAGACGCCGATGATGCAGGCCATCCCCGGCGGCGCCACGGCCAAGCCCTTCGAGACCCACCACAACGCCCTGGACATGAAGCTCTACATGCGCATCGCGCCCGAGCTCTACCTGAAACGCCTTCTGGTGGGCGGGTTCGAGCGGGTCTACGAGATCAACCGCAACTTCCGCAACGAAGGCATAGACACCCAGCACAACCCCGAGTTCACCATGCTCGAGTTCTATTGGGCCTATGCGACGTTCGAGGATCTCATGGACCTGACCGAGGAGATGTTCTCGCGCATCGCCGAAAAGGTCGTCGGTTCGACGGTGGTCCCGTACCAGGGACAGATGATCGACCTGACGGCGGGCACCTGGACGCGTCTGCCTTTCCATGAGTCCCTGGAAAAGGTCGGCGGGGTTTCCCCGGAGATCTACCGTGACTACGACAAGTGTGCGGCCATGGTCCGGGAGAAGGGCGAGAAAGTCGTCGAGGGCGAGAAACTCGGCAAGCTCCAGGCAAAGCTCTTCGACATCCTGGTCGAGCCCAAGCTGGTCCAGCCCCATTTCATCTATCATTACCCGACGGATATCTCGCCGTTGTCCCGCAGAAACGAGGACAACCCAGACATCACGGATCGTTTCGAACTGTTCATGACCGGCCGCGAGCTGGCCAACGCCTTTTCCGAACTGAACGATCCCGTTGACCAGCGGGGCCGTTTCGAGATTCAGGTGCAGGAGAAGGAGGCCGGTGACGAAGAGGCCCATTTCATGGATGAGGACTACGTCCGCGCCCTGGAATACGGCATGCCCCCGGCCGCAGGCCAGGGCATAGGCATAGACCGCCTGGCCATGCTGCTCACGGATTCCGCCTCCATCCGTGAGGTCATCCTCTTCCCGCTGCTCAGGCCGGAGGCCGGGTAG
- the fdnG gene encoding formate dehydrogenase-N subunit alpha: MKLDRRNFLKLAGTGAACMTLGQLGFNLAPVKAYAAQLKITGAKEILTVCPFCSVSCNVIGYVKDGKLVSSEGDPDYPVNEGALCAKGAAMLSMTTEHNRLQKPMYRAPFSDKWEEKSWDWILNQIAKRVKDTRDKDFILRNENGQPVNRIESMFLLGTSHASNEECALTHQFARALGIVYMDHQARVCHSSTVSALGESFGRGAMTNHWTDIANADSILIMGSNAAEHHPISFKFVLRAKDKGATVMHVDPKFSRTSARSDFHVPLRSGTDIAFLGGMIKYIIENKRYFPEYVSEYTNASLLVDPKFGFKDGLFTGYDAMTRSYDRSTWNFQMDDNGVPKKDKSLKDPNCVFQLMKKHYDRYDIDKVSKTTGVAPKVLERVYKTFSATGRPDKAGTVLYALGWTQHTVGVQNIRTSGIIQLLLGNIGVAGGGINALRGEPNVQGSTDHAMLYHILPGYMAMPAAPWETLELYNKANTPVSHDPESANWWQHKPEYMTSLLKAWFGDNATAQNDYCYNLLPKIEKGHDYSYLFLFDRMYKGEIKGGFFMGLNPMNSVPNTHKIRKAMDNLDWCVCAELHNSETTENWHRPDVDPKTVKTEMFLLPSAHRMEKSGSVTNSGRWVLWHHKCVDPQFQTRPFGEMYVPLFNIIRDMYRNEGGTFAAPLLNQDWPEKFDPDDLCQRINGRFHKDTTVKGKLYKKGQQVPSFTALSADGATSSLNWLYCGSWTEEDGNKSLRRSPAQTPMQAKIALYPNWSWSWPVNRRILYNRASVDLNGKPYNQAKAVIEWQDGKWIGDVPDGGWPPLSSGKGKLPFIMQTHGLGHLFGPGRMDGPFPEHYEPAETPVNKNLFSKQLSSPVYKFTTSAPDVLAKPADPNYPIVLTTYSLTEHWCGGGETRNVPNLLEAEPQLYVEMSPELAKEKGIKNGDGVIIESIRGKVQAIAMVTVRMRPLMVHGRIIHEIGMPYCFGWTTPGSGDSTNRLTPSVGDPNTTIPEYKACCVNVRKADKLTELAR, translated from the coding sequence ATGAAATTGGATCGCCGAAACTTTCTCAAGCTCGCAGGAACAGGAGCTGCGTGCATGACGCTGGGGCAGCTGGGTTTCAACCTCGCTCCCGTGAAGGCGTACGCCGCGCAACTCAAGATCACCGGCGCCAAGGAAATCCTGACCGTCTGTCCCTTCTGTTCCGTGAGCTGCAACGTCATCGGCTACGTCAAAGACGGCAAGCTGGTCAGCTCCGAGGGCGACCCCGACTATCCGGTTAATGAGGGTGCCCTGTGCGCCAAGGGCGCGGCCATGTTGTCCATGACCACCGAGCACAACCGGCTGCAGAAGCCCATGTACCGGGCTCCTTTCAGCGACAAGTGGGAGGAGAAAAGCTGGGATTGGATCCTCAATCAGATCGCCAAACGGGTCAAGGATACCCGCGACAAGGACTTCATCCTGCGCAACGAAAACGGTCAGCCCGTCAACCGCATCGAGTCCATGTTCCTGCTCGGCACCTCGCATGCCTCCAACGAGGAATGCGCCCTGACCCACCAGTTCGCCAGGGCCCTGGGCATCGTCTACATGGACCACCAGGCCCGCGTGTGCCACAGCTCCACCGTGTCCGCCCTGGGCGAGTCCTTCGGGCGCGGGGCCATGACCAACCACTGGACCGACATAGCCAACGCCGATTCCATCCTGATCATGGGCAGCAACGCGGCCGAGCACCATCCCATTTCCTTCAAATTCGTCCTGCGCGCCAAGGACAAGGGCGCCACGGTCATGCATGTCGACCCGAAGTTCTCCCGGACCTCGGCCCGGTCCGACTTCCACGTGCCCCTGCGCTCGGGCACGGACATCGCCTTCCTGGGCGGCATGATCAAATACATCATCGAGAACAAGCGCTACTTCCCCGAGTACGTGTCCGAATACACCAACGCCTCCCTGCTGGTGGACCCGAAGTTCGGCTTCAAGGACGGCCTGTTCACCGGCTACGACGCCATGACCCGGTCCTACGACAGGTCCACCTGGAACTTCCAGATGGACGACAACGGCGTGCCCAAAAAGGACAAGAGCCTGAAGGACCCGAACTGTGTCTTCCAACTGATGAAGAAGCACTACGACCGCTACGACATTGACAAAGTGTCCAAGACCACGGGCGTGGCCCCCAAGGTGTTGGAAAGGGTCTACAAGACCTTCTCCGCTACGGGCCGTCCGGACAAGGCGGGCACGGTCCTGTACGCGCTCGGCTGGACCCAGCACACCGTGGGCGTGCAGAACATCCGCACCTCGGGCATCATCCAACTGCTGCTCGGCAACATCGGCGTGGCCGGCGGCGGCATCAACGCCCTGCGTGGCGAGCCCAACGTCCAGGGCTCCACGGACCACGCCATGCTCTACCACATCCTGCCCGGCTACATGGCTATGCCCGCGGCCCCGTGGGAGACGCTCGAACTGTACAACAAGGCCAACACCCCGGTCAGCCACGACCCCGAATCGGCCAACTGGTGGCAGCACAAGCCCGAATACATGACCAGTCTGCTCAAGGCCTGGTTCGGCGACAACGCCACCGCGCAAAACGACTACTGCTACAACCTGCTGCCCAAGATCGAAAAGGGGCACGACTACTCGTACCTGTTCCTCTTCGACCGCATGTACAAGGGCGAGATCAAGGGCGGCTTTTTCATGGGCCTCAATCCCATGAACTCGGTGCCCAACACTCACAAGATCCGCAAGGCCATGGACAACCTCGACTGGTGCGTCTGCGCCGAGCTGCACAACTCCGAGACCACGGAGAACTGGCATCGTCCGGACGTTGACCCCAAGACGGTCAAGACCGAAATGTTCCTGTTGCCCTCGGCCCACCGCATGGAAAAATCCGGTTCGGTGACCAACTCCGGCCGCTGGGTCCTGTGGCACCACAAGTGCGTGGACCCGCAGTTCCAGACCCGCCCCTTCGGTGAGATGTACGTCCCGCTGTTCAACATCATCCGCGACATGTACCGCAACGAGGGCGGCACCTTCGCCGCGCCCCTGCTCAACCAGGACTGGCCCGAGAAGTTCGACCCCGACGACCTGTGCCAGCGCATCAACGGGCGCTTCCACAAGGACACCACGGTCAAGGGCAAGCTGTACAAGAAAGGCCAGCAGGTGCCCTCCTTCACCGCGCTCAGCGCGGACGGCGCCACGTCCAGCCTGAACTGGCTGTACTGCGGCAGTTGGACCGAGGAAGACGGCAACAAGTCCCTGCGCCGCTCGCCCGCGCAGACCCCGATGCAGGCCAAGATCGCCCTGTACCCCAACTGGTCCTGGTCCTGGCCCGTCAACCGCCGCATCCTGTACAACCGCGCTTCGGTGGATCTGAACGGCAAGCCGTACAACCAGGCCAAGGCCGTCATCGAGTGGCAGGACGGCAAGTGGATAGGCGACGTGCCCGACGGCGGATGGCCGCCCCTGTCCAGCGGCAAGGGCAAGCTGCCGTTCATCATGCAGACGCACGGCCTCGGCCACCTGTTCGGCCCCGGCCGTATGGACGGCCCGTTCCCCGAGCACTATGAACCCGCCGAGACCCCGGTGAACAAGAACCTGTTCTCCAAGCAGCTCTCGAGCCCGGTCTACAAGTTCACCACCAGCGCGCCCGACGTCCTGGCCAAGCCCGCCGATCCCAACTACCCGATCGTGCTGACCACCTACAGTCTGACCGAGCACTGGTGCGGCGGCGGCGAAACCCGCAACGTGCCCAACCTGCTCGAAGCCGAACCGCAGCTGTATGTGGAAATGAGCCCGGAACTGGCCAAGGAAAAGGGCATCAAGAACGGCGACGGCGTGATCATCGAATCCATCCGCGGCAAGGTCCAGGCTATTGCCATGGTCACGGTGCGCATGCGCCCGCTCATGGTGCACGGACGGATTATCCACGAAATCGGCATGCCCTACTGCTTCGGCTGGACCACGCCCGGCAGCGGCGACTCCACCAACCGGCTGACGCCTTCGGTGGGCGACCCGAACACAACCATCCCGGAATACAAGGCGTGCTGCGTGAACGTCCGCAAGGCGGACAAGCTCACCGAACTGGCACGGTAA
- a CDS encoding 4Fe-4S dicluster domain-containing protein — MSKTFLIDTSRCTACRGCQLACKEWQGLPANKTLQWGSHQNPPDLNPNNYKLVRFHDYMDATGTIRWNFFPDQCRHCLVPPCKEVGDVYVDGAILKDEKTGAVLYTEKTKQFTPDQAEEVRDACPYNIPRRNEQTGLMSKCTMCFGRITNGLPPSCVRACPTGTMNFGEREDMLKLAEERLALLKKKWPKASLADPEDVNVIYLMTDTPDTYHKYAVAEAKQAGPMTKKQLFAKLASPIKAMKA, encoded by the coding sequence ATGTCCAAAACCTTCCTGATAGACACCTCCCGCTGCACCGCGTGCCGCGGCTGCCAACTGGCCTGCAAGGAGTGGCAAGGGCTTCCCGCGAACAAAACCCTGCAATGGGGAAGCCACCAGAATCCGCCGGACCTGAACCCGAACAACTACAAGCTGGTCCGCTTCCACGACTACATGGACGCCACCGGCACCATCCGTTGGAACTTCTTCCCGGATCAGTGCCGCCACTGCCTGGTCCCGCCCTGCAAGGAAGTGGGCGACGTCTACGTCGACGGCGCCATCCTCAAGGACGAAAAGACAGGGGCGGTGCTCTACACCGAGAAGACCAAGCAGTTCACCCCGGACCAGGCCGAAGAGGTCCGGGACGCCTGCCCGTACAATATCCCCCGGCGCAACGAGCAGACCGGCCTCATGTCCAAGTGCACCATGTGCTTCGGCCGCATCACCAACGGCCTGCCCCCATCCTGTGTACGAGCCTGTCCCACCGGGACCATGAACTTCGGCGAAAGGGAAGACATGCTCAAGCTGGCCGAGGAGCGGCTGGCGCTCCTGAAAAAGAAGTGGCCCAAGGCCTCCCTGGCCGATCCCGAGGACGTCAACGTCATCTACCTGATGACCGACACGCCCGACACCTACCATAAGTACGCGGTGGCCGAAGCCAAGCAGGCCGGCCCCATGACCAAGAAGCAGTTGTTCGCCAAACTGGCGAGCCCGATCAAGGCGATGAAGGCCTAA
- a CDS encoding formate dehydrogenase accessory sulfurtransferase FdhD: MPSTQFSLNIRTQPSREPALPCHETSEQARELVRGTSLELYSDGALHGRTAMVAVEDPLRITVSGLEDIILSRTPGDDEHLIAGHLFSLGLIRTPADILGLAFPDNDPGHAVVRLRTTKPRRSLGPLPGGPRIDPEGIFRLRERFEQRQRLYRSTRATHAAALFKADGELLAYGEDVSRHCAFDKAVGLALENRLLAGVEIAMLTSRLASDLAAKAAMARIPVLCGFSAATSAGMELAERRGITLIGRIGRDSFTIYANGRRLDV, translated from the coding sequence ATGCCCTCCACACAGTTCTCCCTGAACATCCGCACACAGCCCTCACGCGAACCCGCCCTGCCCTGTCACGAAACGTCGGAACAGGCCCGCGAACTGGTTCGCGGGACCTCCCTGGAGCTCTATAGCGACGGTGCGCTGCACGGCCGCACGGCCATGGTGGCTGTGGAGGACCCCCTGCGCATCACCGTGTCCGGCCTCGAAGACATCATCCTGTCGCGGACCCCGGGAGACGACGAGCACCTGATCGCCGGGCACCTTTTCTCCCTGGGGCTCATCCGCACCCCGGCCGACATCCTCGGCCTGGCCTTTCCGGACAACGATCCCGGCCATGCCGTGGTCAGGCTCCGGACGACAAAGCCCCGGCGTTCCCTCGGCCCGCTGCCAGGAGGCCCGCGCATCGACCCCGAAGGAATATTCCGGCTCCGCGAAAGGTTCGAGCAGCGCCAGCGGCTGTACCGCAGCACAAGAGCCACGCATGCGGCGGCCCTGTTCAAGGCGGATGGCGAGTTGTTGGCCTACGGCGAGGACGTCAGCCGCCATTGCGCCTTTGACAAGGCCGTGGGCCTGGCCCTGGAAAACCGCCTCCTGGCCGGGGTGGAGATCGCCATGCTCACCTCCCGCCTGGCCTCGGACCTGGCGGCCAAGGCGGCCATGGCCCGTATTCCGGTCCTGTGCGGCTTTTCCGCGGCCACCAGCGCGGGCATGGAGCTGGCCGAACGGCGCGGCATCACCCTCATCGGACGCATCGGCCGGGACAGCTTCACCATCTATGCCAACGGCCGGCGCCTCGACGTCTGA
- a CDS encoding bacteriohemerythrin: MSLRVKLYSAIGLLLAVGLAMFVATVVITSAQENDGLVINLAGRQRMLSQKMAKEALLYLEERRAGRDGTAIGKQVKGTSRLFRETLAALTDSGPAPVTADPDGEKRDLPAPSEAVREQLLKVRTLWEPYSDAINAILERQTLGSDFNKQSVAVLVNMNQAVTMMQAESENRVDFLLLSQIIGIAIMLLTTLISFLAIQRKLVRPLHSFSSAMDIICKGDLTQVCVNDQNDEIGLVARALTSMEDRLKDVVSQAKDSTVTMAERSAGLNDMAATLAQNATRQAGSVSEIASLMEGMRSNIATTASNSMETHHLAVKAATDARRSGESVGTALEAITTIAGKITIIEEIARQTNLLALNAAIEAARAGEHGKGFAVVASEVRKLAERSGQAAKEIGELSADTVDISNQAGDLLKLLVPDIEKTAAMIEEINASSSEQHRDTEMVGKAVRDLDAGIQDTARMARELSDTTEDLSGEASGLRQELLFFRTEGDNECSAPPRVFKSRAKSLPPAGPAPKPVRETPVPVQVRAPKPVPKPAVAAAPEPDRPLYGSPEKIEETPPLIVWDDSIATGIELIDEQHQELIGLINRLNSAMQQGRGKAVLGEILDELGHYAVFHFGQEETLFDQYGYPEADQHKAAHQKLLSDTTAFIEQFKTGQIGMSRDLFFFLKDWLTKHIKGVDHRYVPFLKEAMENDK, translated from the coding sequence ATGAGCCTGCGAGTGAAACTGTATTCGGCCATTGGGCTGCTGCTGGCCGTGGGGCTGGCCATGTTCGTGGCCACAGTGGTCATTACCTCGGCCCAGGAGAACGACGGGCTGGTCATCAACCTGGCGGGCCGCCAACGTATGCTCAGCCAGAAGATGGCCAAGGAGGCCCTGCTCTACCTTGAGGAACGGCGGGCCGGCAGGGACGGAACGGCGATCGGAAAACAGGTGAAGGGCACCTCCCGCCTGTTCCGCGAGACCCTGGCTGCCCTGACCGATTCCGGCCCGGCCCCGGTCACCGCAGACCCGGACGGCGAAAAGCGGGACCTGCCCGCCCCGTCCGAAGCCGTCAGGGAGCAGTTGCTCAAGGTCCGGACCCTCTGGGAACCCTACAGTGACGCCATCAACGCCATATTGGAACGGCAGACCCTGGGCAGCGACTTCAACAAGCAGAGCGTGGCCGTGCTGGTCAACATGAATCAGGCCGTGACCATGATGCAGGCCGAGTCCGAGAACCGCGTGGACTTCCTGCTGTTGTCACAGATCATCGGCATCGCCATAATGCTCCTGACCACGCTGATCAGCTTCCTGGCCATCCAGCGCAAGCTCGTCCGGCCGCTGCATTCCTTCAGTTCCGCCATGGACATCATCTGCAAGGGCGACCTGACCCAGGTCTGCGTCAACGACCAAAACGACGAGATCGGCCTGGTGGCCCGCGCCCTGACCTCCATGGAGGACCGGCTCAAGGACGTGGTCAGCCAGGCCAAGGACTCCACCGTAACCATGGCCGAACGGAGCGCCGGGCTGAACGACATGGCCGCCACCCTGGCCCAGAACGCCACGCGGCAGGCCGGTTCCGTCAGCGAGATCGCCTCCCTGATGGAGGGAATGCGCTCCAACATCGCCACCACGGCCAGCAATTCCATGGAGACCCACCACCTGGCCGTGAAGGCGGCCACGGACGCCCGCCGGAGCGGGGAGTCCGTGGGCACGGCACTGGAGGCCATCACCACCATCGCGGGCAAGATCACGATCATCGAGGAGATCGCCCGGCAGACCAACCTTCTGGCCTTGAACGCAGCCATCGAGGCGGCCCGGGCCGGGGAACACGGCAAGGGGTTCGCCGTGGTCGCCTCCGAGGTGCGCAAGCTGGCCGAACGGTCCGGCCAGGCGGCCAAAGAGATCGGCGAACTCTCCGCCGACACCGTGGACATCTCCAACCAGGCGGGCGACCTGCTCAAGCTGCTGGTGCCCGACATCGAGAAGACCGCGGCCATGATCGAGGAGATCAACGCCTCCAGCTCCGAGCAGCACCGCGACACCGAGATGGTCGGCAAGGCCGTTCGCGACCTGGACGCGGGCATCCAGGACACCGCACGGATGGCCCGCGAACTGTCCGACACCACCGAGGATCTGTCCGGCGAGGCGTCCGGCCTCCGCCAGGAACTGCTGTTCTTCAGAACCGAGGGGGACAACGAGTGTTCGGCACCGCCCCGGGTGTTCAAATCGCGCGCGAAGTCCCTGCCCCCGGCCGGGCCCGCGCCGAAGCCCGTTCGGGAGACGCCCGTGCCGGTCCAAGTGCGTGCCCCCAAGCCCGTCCCCAAACCTGCCGTCGCGGCCGCCCCCGAACCGGACCGGCCGTTGTACGGCTCCCCGGAGAAGATTGAAGAGACCCCGCCGCTCATCGTCTGGGACGATTCCATTGCCACCGGCATCGAACTCATCGACGAACAGCACCAAGAGCTGATCGGCCTGATCAACCGCCTCAACAGCGCCATGCAGCAGGGCAGGGGCAAGGCCGTGCTCGGCGAAATTCTGGACGAACTGGGCCACTACGCCGTCTTCCACTTCGGCCAGGAGGAAACCCTGTTCGACCAGTACGGCTACCCCGAGGCCGATCAACACAAAGCCGCGCACCAGAAGCTGCTGAGCGATACCACGGCATTTATCGAGCAGTTCAAGACGGGACAGATTGGAATGAGCCGCGACCTGTTCTTCTTCCTCAAGGACTGGCTGACCAAGCACATCAAGGGCGTGGACCACCGCTACGTCCCCTTTCTCAAGGAAGCCATGGAGAACGACAAATAG
- a CDS encoding MBL fold metallo-hydrolase: protein MYFKQITTPGLGCFSYVIGCPAAGEMVVVDPKRDVQDYLDISREEGMKIVHVIDTHVHADHVSGAQELKSQTGCDVMVYKTSPVDYDFTPLTEGQQLVVGNAKLEVLFTPGHTPDALSLLVTDTTRGDEPWMLLTGDVLFVGDIGRPDLVGGAKLNEQVQNLWDSLYVKFAKFPDSLEVFPAHGAGSLCGRGMSSKPSSTLGFERRHNPMLGFDKFEDFHLAMSQNFPARPKSFTHIISTNASGAPLLERCPLDLAMNPYKFEEKMQDGAVVIDVRDAAAFAGYHIPGSLNIGFEPSLANWVGMTVEPDADILLVVDTRDDYERMRIELHRIGYDNILGYLSGGIQAWVYTGRPVDSLAIDSAQVLQNVQDEGKEISLIDVRTPVEWENGRIPGAKHIPLVDILDGKFDLDEDTHHLLYCAAGYRANIAASYLQKHGYWDVRSLAGGYIAWSRAGFKTEK from the coding sequence ATGTACTTCAAACAGATCACCACCCCCGGACTCGGTTGCTTTTCGTACGTCATCGGCTGCCCCGCCGCCGGTGAAATGGTCGTCGTGGACCCCAAGCGGGACGTACAGGATTACCTGGACATCTCCCGCGAGGAAGGCATGAAGATCGTCCACGTCATTGATACCCACGTGCACGCCGACCACGTGTCCGGCGCGCAGGAACTGAAGTCACAGACCGGTTGCGACGTCATGGTCTACAAGACCTCGCCGGTGGATTACGACTTCACGCCCCTCACGGAAGGCCAGCAACTGGTCGTGGGCAACGCCAAGCTGGAGGTACTGTTCACCCCCGGCCACACCCCGGACGCCCTGTCCCTGCTGGTCACGGACACCACTCGCGGCGACGAACCATGGATGCTGCTGACCGGTGACGTACTCTTCGTGGGCGACATCGGGCGGCCCGACCTGGTGGGCGGGGCCAAGCTCAACGAGCAGGTCCAGAACCTGTGGGACTCCCTGTACGTGAAGTTCGCCAAGTTCCCCGACAGCCTGGAGGTCTTCCCGGCTCACGGCGCCGGGTCCCTGTGCGGGCGCGGCATGTCCTCCAAGCCGAGCTCCACGCTGGGCTTCGAGCGGCGGCACAACCCCATGCTCGGCTTCGACAAGTTCGAGGACTTCCACCTGGCCATGAGCCAGAACTTCCCGGCCCGGCCCAAGTCCTTCACCCACATCATCTCCACCAACGCCTCGGGTGCGCCCCTTCTGGAGCGCTGCCCGCTGGACCTGGCCATGAACCCGTACAAGTTCGAGGAGAAGATGCAGGACGGCGCAGTGGTCATCGACGTGCGCGACGCCGCAGCCTTCGCCGGCTACCACATCCCAGGCTCCCTGAACATCGGCTTCGAGCCGAGCCTGGCCAACTGGGTGGGCATGACCGTGGAACCGGACGCGGACATCCTCCTGGTGGTGGACACCCGCGACGATTACGAGCGCATGCGCATCGAGTTGCACCGCATCGGCTACGACAACATTCTCGGCTACCTGTCAGGCGGCATCCAGGCCTGGGTCTACACCGGACGCCCCGTGGATTCCCTGGCCATCGACTCGGCCCAGGTCCTGCAGAACGTCCAGGACGAAGGCAAAGAGATCAGCCTGATTGATGTGCGCACTCCGGTCGAGTGGGAAAACGGGCGGATCCCCGGGGCCAAGCATATCCCGCTCGTGGACATCCTGGACGGAAAGTTCGACCTCGACGAAGACACCCACCACCTGCTCTACTGCGCGGCGGGCTATCGAGCGAACATCGCTGCCTCCTACCTGCAGAAACACGGCTACTGGGACGTCCGCAGCCTTGCGGGCGGCTATATCGCCTGGAGCCGCGCCGGGTTCAAAACCGAAAAATAA